One genomic region from Nostoc sphaeroides encodes:
- the psbP gene encoding photosystem II reaction center PsbP has translation MWKRIILILLLVLSFSLSNSDVAAASGLKSFVDTNDGYQFLYPNGWLQVKVANGPDVVFHDLIEVSENVSVVISPVPEGKTLSELGTPTEVGYKLGKAALAPPDSGRSAELVNAAQREVDGKIYYLLEYEVKLANQQQRHNIASVAVSRGKVFTLNASIPEKRWPKVKRMIDEVVNSFTVY, from the coding sequence ATGTGGAAACGAATTATATTAATTTTGCTACTGGTGTTGAGCTTTAGCCTGAGTAATTCTGATGTAGCGGCAGCATCTGGACTTAAAAGCTTTGTAGACACTAATGATGGGTATCAGTTTTTATATCCTAACGGCTGGTTGCAAGTTAAAGTTGCCAACGGCCCAGATGTAGTTTTCCACGATTTGATTGAGGTGTCTGAAAATGTTTCGGTTGTGATTAGCCCAGTTCCAGAAGGCAAAACTTTGTCAGAATTGGGAACCCCAACAGAAGTAGGATATAAGTTGGGAAAAGCAGCCCTAGCGCCTCCTGACTCTGGTCGTTCAGCTGAATTAGTCAATGCTGCACAGCGAGAAGTAGACGGTAAAATATACTACCTTTTAGAGTATGAGGTTAAACTTGCCAATCAACAGCAACGACACAACATCGCCAGCGTCGCTGTTAGCCGTGGTAAAGTTTTTACCCTCAACGCCTCAATTCCTGAAAAACGCTGGCCGAAAGTTAAACGAATGATTGATGAGGTTGTAAATTCTTTTACTGTTTATTAA
- a CDS encoding DUF948 domain-containing protein → MIDSLFWLGLSLLLVATSLTAVLVAAIPALQELARAARSAEKLFDTLSRELPPTLEAIRVTGLEIADLTDDVGEGVKSASQVVKQVDQSLDSAKKQAQNLQVGTRTIFVGVKAAWKNFTRQKPTKRTSDRLPSNEKPPLTLREREVLKQENRRSKAEVYRVNDGYSDAASWENNFDDED, encoded by the coding sequence GTGATTGATTCCCTGTTTTGGTTGGGACTTTCTTTACTCTTAGTCGCCACAAGTTTGACTGCGGTTTTAGTGGCGGCAATACCTGCTTTGCAGGAGTTAGCACGCGCTGCTCGTAGTGCAGAAAAGCTATTTGATACACTCTCGCGGGAATTACCCCCCACTCTAGAAGCTATCCGCGTCACTGGCTTAGAAATCGCTGACTTAACTGATGATGTCGGTGAAGGTGTAAAAAGTGCTAGTCAAGTTGTCAAACAAGTTGATCAAAGTCTTGATAGTGCCAAAAAACAGGCTCAAAATCTGCAAGTAGGTACACGTACTATTTTTGTTGGCGTGAAAGCTGCTTGGAAAAACTTCACGCGCCAAAAACCCACAAAGCGAACAAGCGATCGCCTGCCAAGCAATGAAAAACCACCACTAACGTTGCGAGAACGAGAAGTGCTAAAGCAAGAAAATCGTCGGAGCAAAGCAGAAGTATACCGCGTTAATGACGGTTACAGCGACGCAGCTAGCTGGGAAAACAATTTCGATGATGAAGATTGA
- a CDS encoding phycocyanobilin:ferredoxin oxidoreductase, protein MSFTSIPSLREQQHPLIRQLADCIEAAWHQHLDLSPYHLPDELGYVEGRLEGEKLTIENRCYQTPQFRKMHLELAKIGNMLDILHCVMFPRPEYNLPMFGCDLVGGRGQISAAIADLSPIELERTLPESYNSALTQLTVLNFSQPRELPEWGNIFSDFCIFVRPSSPEEETMFLSRVRDFLDIHCTQAIASHPVSAEQVTQNLAGQHNYCTKQQQNDKTRRVLEKAFGPAWAENYMTTVLFDLPTLK, encoded by the coding sequence ATGTCATTTACTTCTATACCCTCGCTGCGTGAGCAACAACATCCCCTAATTCGTCAGCTAGCTGATTGTATTGAGGCAGCTTGGCATCAGCACCTGGATTTATCGCCCTACCATTTGCCTGATGAGTTGGGGTATGTCGAAGGTAGACTAGAAGGCGAAAAACTGACGATTGAAAACCGTTGCTATCAAACGCCCCAGTTCCGAAAAATGCACTTGGAACTGGCAAAAATCGGAAATATGCTCGATATTTTGCACTGCGTCATGTTTCCCCGTCCAGAATACAACCTACCGATGTTTGGTTGCGATTTAGTTGGGGGTAGAGGTCAAATTAGTGCAGCGATCGCAGACCTTTCTCCTATCGAATTAGAACGCACCTTACCAGAATCTTATAATTCTGCACTCACACAGCTAACAGTACTTAACTTTTCCCAACCCCGTGAATTACCTGAATGGGGAAATATTTTTTCGGATTTTTGCATCTTTGTCCGCCCCAGTTCTCCAGAAGAAGAAACAATGTTTCTCTCGCGGGTGCGAGACTTTTTAGACATTCATTGTACGCAAGCGATCGCCTCACATCCTGTTTCAGCTGAACAAGTTACACAAAATCTCGCCGGACAACACAACTACTGCACCAAACAGCAGCAAAACGATAAAACCCGTCGCGTACTAGAAAAAGCCTTTGGCCCAGCTTGGGCAGAAAATTACATGACCACAGTTTTATTCGACCTCCCAACATTAAAATAA
- the dapB gene encoding 4-hydroxy-tetrahydrodipicolinate reductase, with the protein MTNQAPIPVIVNGAAGKMGREVIKAVAQAPDLNLVGAIDHSLEHQDKDAGELAGLSEPLEVPITNQLEPMLGYVAGDRQSPPGVIVDFTHPDSVYDNIRSAIAYGIRPVVGTTGLSPEQIQDLADFADKASTGCLIIPNFSIGMVLLQQAAIAASKYFDHVEIIELHHNQKADAPSGTAIQTAQLLGELGKTFNPALVEETEKLAGARGSIADEGIRIHSVRLPGLIAHQEVIFGAAGQIYTLRHDTSDRACYMPGVLLAIRKVLALKSLVYGLEKIL; encoded by the coding sequence ATGACGAATCAAGCTCCTATCCCGGTTATTGTCAACGGTGCTGCTGGTAAAATGGGCCGTGAGGTGATTAAGGCAGTAGCGCAAGCGCCAGACTTAAACCTAGTGGGTGCAATTGACCACAGTTTAGAACATCAAGATAAAGACGCTGGAGAGTTGGCAGGTTTAAGCGAACCCCTGGAAGTGCCAATTACGAATCAATTGGAACCGATGTTGGGGTATGTGGCTGGCGACAGACAGTCTCCTCCAGGGGTGATTGTAGACTTTACCCATCCCGATTCAGTTTATGACAATATTCGCAGTGCGATCGCTTATGGTATTCGTCCTGTAGTTGGCACCACTGGGTTAAGTCCCGAACAAATTCAAGACTTGGCAGACTTTGCCGACAAAGCTAGCACTGGTTGTCTAATTATTCCTAATTTTTCCATTGGTATGGTGCTATTGCAACAAGCTGCGATCGCAGCCTCTAAATATTTTGACCATGTGGAAATTATCGAACTGCATCACAACCAAAAAGCTGATGCACCCAGTGGTACTGCCATTCAAACGGCGCAGTTATTAGGAGAATTGGGTAAAACTTTTAACCCTGCTCTTGTAGAAGAAACGGAGAAATTAGCAGGAGCAAGGGGCAGTATAGCAGATGAAGGGATTAGAATTCATAGCGTGCGCTTGCCAGGGTTGATTGCTCATCAAGAAGTTATTTTTGGCGCAGCAGGACAGATTTATACTTTACGACATGATACGAGCGATCGCGCTTGCTATATGCCAGGAGTGCTACTAGCGATTCGCAAAGTCTTAGCGCTAAAGTCGTTAGTATATGGATTAGAAAAGATACTTTAA
- a CDS encoding DUF4330 domain-containing protein, producing the protein MAILDSKGRLFGKINLLDLGAALVTLLVIFVVSSSILSSLGVAQVGEKLVPIEVDLVVRGLNVRDPEQLFNNGLKKGGKTNVIIRNQPYGQIEIKSVQQLPRTVNVFQPDGTVKELPDPKTNNFSTDMLLTLEGKAKSTESGLVLGSSKVKIGMPFELEGFNYNFNATVIDIRLKDQ; encoded by the coding sequence ATGGCTATTTTAGATTCAAAAGGCCGTTTGTTCGGCAAAATCAACCTCTTAGATTTAGGTGCGGCGCTGGTAACTCTGCTAGTTATATTTGTCGTCTCGTCTAGCATCTTATCTAGCTTGGGTGTTGCCCAAGTTGGCGAGAAACTAGTACCCATAGAAGTAGACTTAGTAGTTCGTGGTTTGAATGTCCGTGATCCTGAGCAATTATTCAACAACGGGTTAAAAAAAGGCGGGAAAACTAATGTGATTATCCGCAATCAACCCTACGGACAGATTGAGATTAAATCCGTTCAACAGCTACCTAGAACAGTCAATGTTTTCCAACCTGATGGCACTGTTAAAGAATTGCCAGATCCAAAAACCAACAATTTTAGTACAGATATGCTTTTGACCTTAGAAGGTAAAGCCAAAAGCACAGAAAGCGGACTAGTGCTAGGTAGCAGTAAAGTTAAAATTGGAATGCCATTTGAGTTGGAAGGCTTTAACTACAACTTTAACGCAACTGTTATTGATATCAGATTAAAAGACCAATAG
- a CDS encoding M48 family metallopeptidase, which translates to MFNWKGFVANYRVWRRRWFYPLISVVVALSLCLSTPLPGRTLDFLPLILQGVQVLQLSNISDRQETDIGKQINQEILGSQVKLYRNSEVNRYVEQIGRRLVASSDRPNLPFTFQVVDDDAINAFATLGGYVYLHTGLLKAADNEAELASVIAHEIGHIGGKHLVKQMRQRAIASGLATATGLDRNTAVGIGVELALNRPRSRQDEFDADQRGLRTLTRAGYAQSGMVTFMQKLLKKGGSVPTFLSTHPGTSDRIDGLRRAINSQPSKGNYGLDKGSYKTNIRPLVRS; encoded by the coding sequence ATGTTCAATTGGAAAGGTTTTGTTGCAAATTACCGTGTGTGGCGGCGTCGCTGGTTTTATCCCCTAATTTCGGTGGTAGTCGCCCTAAGTCTGTGCCTGAGTACACCCTTGCCTGGAAGAACTTTAGACTTCTTGCCTCTTATATTGCAGGGAGTCCAGGTACTTCAGCTTTCTAATATATCCGATCGCCAGGAAACTGATATTGGCAAACAGATTAATCAGGAAATTCTGGGGAGTCAAGTCAAACTTTACCGGAATTCTGAAGTTAATCGCTATGTAGAACAAATTGGTCGGCGTTTAGTAGCTAGTAGCGATCGCCCCAACCTTCCTTTTACCTTCCAAGTAGTTGATGATGATGCTATTAATGCCTTTGCAACTTTAGGAGGCTATGTATATCTCCACACAGGTTTACTGAAAGCCGCAGATAATGAAGCAGAACTTGCAAGTGTTATTGCCCATGAAATTGGTCACATTGGCGGGAAACACCTGGTTAAACAGATGCGGCAAAGAGCGATCGCTAGTGGTTTAGCAACAGCAACTGGTTTAGATCGCAATACGGCTGTAGGGATTGGTGTAGAACTTGCCTTGAATCGTCCCCGCAGTCGTCAAGATGAATTTGATGCTGATCAAAGAGGACTGCGAACTTTAACACGCGCTGGTTATGCCCAGTCTGGGATGGTTACTTTTATGCAAAAGCTGCTGAAAAAGGGTGGTTCTGTCCCGACATTTTTGAGTACGCACCCCGGAACTAGCGATCGCATTGATGGCCTCAGACGTGCGATTAACTCTCAACCTAGTAAGGGAAATTATGGCTTGGATAAGGGTAGTTATAAAACTAATATTCGACCATTAGTGAGGTCTTGA
- a CDS encoding phosphate ABC transporter permease has translation MLVPLTRQKFEQVIPLIGTGLQYKYYWGKFSNFLQRLLISVVAVVVILLVTVVFKLEFASIVFVVGVVSAFFWLWYPVFQASMRNLQCRRYKYGGFFRGRVLDWWITDQLIGKTETVNSKGELVIVENREKQINLEVGDETGFSIEFVAPLRPAHKVITRGQIAEMVVMSNRPDLSSIEEFSDIYFPSRDLWVSDYPYLRRDFFNEVGRRLREDQQQKPRRRRRPIEE, from the coding sequence ATGTTAGTACCACTGACTCGCCAGAAATTTGAACAAGTTATCCCCCTAATAGGCACTGGTTTGCAGTACAAGTACTATTGGGGGAAGTTCTCAAATTTTTTGCAACGGCTGTTAATTTCTGTAGTTGCCGTAGTTGTTATTTTGCTTGTGACAGTCGTTTTTAAGCTTGAGTTTGCTTCAATAGTATTTGTGGTGGGGGTAGTTAGCGCTTTTTTTTGGTTGTGGTATCCAGTGTTTCAAGCAAGTATGCGGAATTTGCAATGCCGCCGTTATAAGTATGGCGGCTTTTTCCGTGGTCGAGTTCTTGATTGGTGGATTACAGACCAGTTGATTGGCAAAACCGAAACAGTCAACAGCAAAGGCGAATTGGTGATTGTAGAAAACCGAGAAAAACAGATTAACTTAGAAGTTGGTGATGAAACAGGATTTAGCATTGAGTTTGTAGCACCATTACGTCCTGCCCACAAAGTTATAACTCGCGGTCAAATTGCAGAAATGGTAGTGATGTCAAATCGCCCAGATTTGAGCAGTATTGAAGAATTCAGCGATATATACTTTCCTAGCCGTGACCTATGGGTTAGCGATTATCCTTATTTACGGCGAGACTTCTTTAACGAAGTTGGTCGCCGCTTACGTGAAGACCAACAACAAAAGCCGCGTCGGCGGCGTCGTCCTATAGAAGAGTAA
- a CDS encoding precorrin-8X methylmutase — MEWHVTDAQSLAIIDSEIENHVFSPAEYEIVRRVIYSTADFEYKSLIRFSERALQAGAAALAARTTIVVDVPMVQVGIAYEIQNTFANPLYCSMEALTRPQKEKTRAAWGIETLAKRYPEGIFVVGQAQTALTALVDLIEAEEIRPALIIATPVGFVDVDEAKRRLQDSLVPNITIDSRKGNAVVAAAIADGLVDLAWQAYGQDRNRGS, encoded by the coding sequence ATGGAATGGCACGTAACTGATGCTCAAAGTTTAGCAATCATTGATAGTGAAATTGAAAATCATGTTTTTTCACCCGCAGAGTATGAGATTGTGCGTCGGGTAATATACTCTACGGCTGACTTTGAGTATAAGTCTTTGATTCGTTTCTCTGAGCGTGCCTTGCAAGCAGGAGCAGCAGCACTCGCCGCGCGTACCACAATTGTGGTAGATGTGCCGATGGTGCAAGTAGGTATTGCCTACGAGATTCAAAACACCTTTGCCAATCCCCTCTATTGCAGCATGGAAGCTCTGACACGTCCTCAAAAAGAAAAAACTCGGGCAGCATGGGGAATAGAAACCTTAGCAAAGCGTTATCCAGAGGGCATTTTTGTGGTGGGACAAGCGCAAACAGCACTAACAGCACTGGTGGATTTAATTGAAGCTGAGGAAATTAGACCTGCTTTGATAATTGCTACTCCAGTGGGATTTGTAGATGTTGATGAAGCTAAGAGACGGTTACAAGACTCCTTAGTGCCTAACATCACAATTGACAGCCGCAAAGGTAATGCAGTTGTAGCAGCTGCGATCGCTGATGGATTGGTAGACTTAGCTTGGCAAGCCTATGGACAAGATAGAAATCGCGGGAGTTAG
- a CDS encoding YtxH domain-containing protein: MSNNRSGVFFGGLMLGATIGALTGLLVAPRTGRETRKILKKSANAIPELAEDLSTSVQIQADRLSAIALRNWDETLDRLQEAIAAGVDASQRESQVLKRQTSVEDSDSLPQQLERS; this comes from the coding sequence ATGTCTAATAACCGTTCTGGAGTATTTTTTGGCGGTTTGATGCTGGGAGCTACCATCGGTGCTTTGACCGGTTTGCTGGTGGCTCCCCGCACAGGGCGCGAAACGCGTAAAATTTTGAAAAAATCTGCCAATGCTATCCCAGAATTGGCAGAAGATTTATCAACGAGTGTGCAAATCCAGGCAGATCGTCTTTCTGCGATCGCACTACGAAATTGGGATGAGACTTTAGATAGATTACAGGAAGCGATCGCAGCAGGAGTAGATGCCAGTCAGCGAGAAAGCCAAGTCTTGAAGCGGCAAACATCTGTTGAAGACTCCGATTCTCTTCCGCAGCAATTAGAACGCTCATAA
- a CDS encoding TPM domain-containing protein: MQSCFWRRILVSIAVFFLAGSIWVMHSPPALAYDNPELLPNTFTPVVDLAKSLPILQEEKLVKDLEQFEADTGWKLRVLTQYDRTPGRAVIKYWGLDDKSILLVADSRGGNILSFSVGDAVYELLPRTFWIELQTRFGNLYFVREQGEDQAILQALESVKGCLLKGGCNVVPGLPREQWILTLITSVIGGVICGFAAQPREKGQIFAWQWALIFSPLWGILFLAFGIGPVVTRTSDWLPLVRNISGFLIGVLVAYLSPVFSRSSSSNEL, translated from the coding sequence ATGCAATCTTGTTTTTGGCGACGAATTCTGGTATCTATTGCAGTATTTTTCCTAGCTGGGTCAATTTGGGTAATGCATTCTCCCCCAGCCCTGGCTTATGACAATCCTGAGTTACTCCCTAACACCTTTACCCCAGTTGTAGATTTAGCAAAATCTCTTCCTATCCTGCAAGAAGAAAAGCTTGTCAAAGATTTAGAGCAGTTTGAAGCCGATACGGGCTGGAAATTGCGAGTATTAACCCAGTATGACCGTACCCCAGGTAGGGCAGTTATAAAATATTGGGGTTTGGATGATAAAAGCATTCTACTCGTTGCTGATTCTCGTGGCGGTAACATCCTCAGTTTTAGCGTCGGCGATGCTGTTTATGAACTTTTACCCCGGACGTTCTGGATAGAACTGCAAACCCGCTTCGGTAATTTGTACTTTGTCCGCGAACAAGGCGAAGACCAAGCCATTCTGCAAGCCTTAGAATCGGTTAAAGGCTGTTTGCTCAAAGGTGGTTGCAATGTTGTCCCCGGACTGCCACGAGAGCAATGGATTCTCACCTTGATTACCTCAGTTATTGGTGGGGTGATTTGTGGATTTGCAGCTCAACCCCGCGAGAAAGGACAAATTTTCGCTTGGCAATGGGCTTTAATTTTCTCACCTTTGTGGGGAATCTTGTTTCTTGCCTTTGGCATTGGGCCAGTAGTGACACGTACAAGCGACTGGTTACCTCTAGTCCGCAATATCTCTGGGTTTCTTATTGGCGTCTTAGTTGCCTACCTATCTCCTGTTTTCAGTCGGTCTTCTTCCAGTAATGAGTTATGA
- a CDS encoding metal ABC transporter solute-binding protein, Zn/Mn family: MSKKLPSTNSFRAILVALTIGFVGCGNQTARTAFTQTTTPVNENLPRVVATTSVLCDLTKQVAGNTVNLTCLIDPSANPQFYKPKPEDRRAIEQANLILYSGYNLEPNLIKLIKVTKNTAPKIAVGQLAVSKPQKFQKGDKNVTNPHLWHNTKNTIRMVELINSNLRKLESNDAEAYTNNTKRITNELTQLDSWIKSRISSIPAKKRKLVTTSNALSYYAKAYGIPLAGGLQGISNNENLTDARVKNLVTNIKRAKVSTIFPEAATNPNLLQSVARQAEVKISDRKLYAEGLGEPGSEADTYQKMMIANTRTIVEGLGGTYLMFQAKADK; the protein is encoded by the coding sequence ATGTCAAAAAAATTACCATCAACTAATTCCTTCCGAGCTATTCTTGTTGCCTTGACGATTGGATTTGTTGGGTGTGGAAATCAAACTGCAAGAACTGCATTCACTCAGACTACCACTCCGGTAAATGAGAATCTTCCCAGAGTCGTTGCAACTACAAGTGTATTATGTGACTTAACCAAACAAGTTGCCGGAAATACAGTTAACCTCACCTGTTTAATTGACCCTAGTGCCAACCCTCAATTTTATAAACCAAAGCCGGAAGATCGTAGAGCCATTGAGCAAGCTAATCTTATTCTCTATAGTGGCTATAATTTAGAACCAAATCTGATCAAATTAATTAAAGTGACTAAAAACACTGCACCGAAAATAGCTGTTGGTCAACTTGCAGTGTCTAAGCCACAAAAATTTCAGAAAGGCGACAAGAATGTAACTAATCCTCATCTTTGGCACAATACCAAGAATACTATCAGGATGGTAGAGCTAATTAATAGTAACCTGAGAAAATTAGAATCTAACGATGCAGAGGCTTATACGAACAATACCAAAAGAATCACCAATGAACTCACTCAACTAGATAGCTGGATTAAGTCAAGAATTTCTAGTATTCCTGCCAAAAAACGTAAGTTAGTTACAACATCTAATGCACTGAGTTATTACGCTAAAGCATACGGTATTCCATTAGCAGGGGGATTGCAAGGTATTAGTAATAACGAAAACCTGACAGATGCAAGAGTCAAAAATTTGGTTACAAACATTAAACGGGCTAAAGTATCAACAATTTTTCCAGAGGCGGCAACTAACCCTAATTTGCTTCAATCTGTAGCAAGACAAGCTGAAGTTAAAATTTCTGACAGGAAGTTGTATGCTGAGGGACTTGGTGAACCAGGAAGCGAGGCGGACACTTATCAGAAAATGATGATTGCTAATACACGCACAATTGTAGAAGGTTTAGGAGGCACGTATTTAATGTTTCAAGCAAAAGCTGATAAGTAG
- a CDS encoding PRC-barrel domain-containing protein codes for MRKGSDVIDKVVVTSDKGQKIQRILDLIFDHKRNQLLGFLVEEKGMFRDAKVIPLQEVQAIGSDAIIVKSKESIVKAHRVPAIKEILHQNIVLRGTRILTTEGLYLGGLVDLFFDEHSGLVEGYEVSGGVFADAYSGRSFVPAPEALTIGDDVAFVPPETAQMMEEQVGGIRGAVQATEDRFQESAQTASRRLQSASQNAGEQLQSSVENVNRRLQSASQNAGEQLQSSVENVNRRLQSASQNAGEQLQSSVENVNRRLQSANQNAGEQLQAATDATSSKLQDLNRNAAASLTNNLVDPAEQKVYVIGKHVERDVLTPDGSVLLLQGQEVTLVDAEAAARMGILDQLYRATGGSLTANISRNLQAATESTSNRIGSATMSSAANLRHSVNGLAAQAMQQARGRRILQTVRADDGLIIAASGQIVTESVLARAQTYGKQAELLKAAGLALATAVRSTTSDTWLETKVQLRQGTSVAQENLNTFWQALKQKAEMLQKRSTRAMRKQRIELALGRPVTRVILDPEDNVILNVGELITHCAVRQAEEGGVLNILLSSVYIKEPEISGQELRAEEHGMAALPHHHNGRSQLEAKSISVI; via the coding sequence ATGCGTAAAGGTAGTGATGTGATCGATAAAGTAGTTGTCACCTCTGACAAGGGTCAGAAAATTCAGCGAATTCTAGATTTAATTTTTGATCACAAACGCAATCAACTTTTGGGTTTCCTGGTTGAAGAGAAGGGAATGTTTCGGGATGCAAAAGTTATTCCCCTACAAGAGGTACAAGCGATCGGGTCAGATGCGATCATAGTTAAATCAAAAGAATCTATTGTTAAGGCACATCGTGTCCCTGCAATTAAAGAGATTTTGCACCAGAATATCGTACTCAGAGGAACGAGAATTCTGACCACTGAGGGACTTTACCTTGGTGGACTGGTGGATTTGTTCTTCGATGAACATAGTGGACTGGTGGAAGGATACGAAGTTTCTGGCGGTGTATTTGCTGATGCTTACTCCGGGCGATCTTTCGTTCCTGCTCCCGAAGCACTGACAATTGGTGACGATGTTGCCTTTGTGCCTCCAGAAACTGCTCAAATGATGGAAGAACAGGTCGGTGGTATTCGGGGAGCCGTCCAAGCAACTGAAGACAGGTTTCAAGAATCGGCTCAAACGGCTAGCCGCAGGCTACAGTCAGCCAGCCAGAATGCAGGTGAGCAACTACAAAGCTCAGTAGAGAACGTGAACCGCAGGCTACAGTCAGCAAGCCAGAATGCAGGTGAGCAACTGCAAAGCTCAGTAGAGAACGTGAACCGCAGGCTACAGTCAGCAAGCCAGAATGCAGGTGAGCAACTACAAAGCTCAGTAGAGAACGTGAACCGCAGGCTACAGTCAGCAAACCAGAATGCAGGTGAGCAACTACAAGCCGCAACTGATGCTACTAGCAGCAAACTGCAAGACCTCAATCGAAATGCGGCTGCCTCCCTGACAAATAATTTGGTTGACCCTGCCGAGCAAAAAGTATACGTGATTGGCAAACATGTTGAACGAGATGTGCTAACGCCAGACGGTAGTGTACTGCTACTACAAGGGCAAGAAGTCACGCTAGTTGATGCAGAAGCGGCCGCTCGTATGGGTATCCTTGATCAACTCTATCGAGCTACCGGTGGCAGTCTGACTGCAAACATCAGCCGCAATTTGCAAGCAGCAACAGAATCTACTAGCAATCGAATTGGCAGCGCAACGATGAGCAGTGCTGCTAACCTACGTCACTCTGTTAATGGGCTGGCAGCACAGGCGATGCAGCAGGCAAGAGGGCGCAGAATTCTGCAAACGGTGCGTGCTGACGATGGCTTAATTATTGCGGCATCTGGGCAGATTGTAACTGAATCCGTCCTTGCTCGTGCCCAGACTTACGGCAAACAAGCAGAATTACTCAAGGCTGCTGGTCTGGCTCTGGCAACCGCAGTTCGTTCTACCACAAGTGACACATGGTTAGAAACCAAAGTTCAACTGCGCCAGGGGACAAGCGTCGCTCAAGAGAACCTTAACACTTTCTGGCAAGCTTTGAAACAGAAGGCAGAAATGCTACAAAAACGTAGCACACGGGCGATGAGGAAGCAACGAATTGAACTTGCGCTGGGTCGTCCAGTTACCCGCGTCATTCTTGATCCAGAAGACAATGTGATTCTGAATGTCGGTGAATTGATTACGCATTGCGCTGTGCGTCAGGCTGAAGAAGGGGGAGTCCTGAATATCTTACTAAGTTCGGTCTATATTAAAGAGCCAGAAATCTCTGGTCAAGAGCTGCGTGCCGAAGAACATGGAATGGCAGCTTTGCCGCATCACCATAATGGGCGATCGCAACTTGAAGCCAAATCAATCTCAGTAATTTAA
- a CDS encoding Maf family protein, with product MKIPPFVLASASPARRRLLQTVGIEPIVRPSDFDESQIELSEPAELVKTLAQYKAQTVAPQFESALIMGCDSVLSINGKIHGKPADTTDAIARWQIMQGNFGDLYTGHALIDISQNRTIVKSQVTRVYFGQMSDKAIEAYVATGEPLKCAGAFAIEGFGSFFVEKIEGCHTNVIGLSLPLLRHMLEELEYDVTDFWQ from the coding sequence ATGAAAATTCCACCTTTTGTACTTGCCTCAGCTTCCCCAGCCCGACGCCGCTTGCTGCAAACTGTTGGTATTGAACCGATAGTTAGACCTAGTGACTTTGATGAGTCGCAAATTGAACTAAGTGAACCAGCAGAATTGGTCAAAACTCTTGCCCAATATAAGGCGCAAACTGTAGCCCCACAGTTTGAATCGGCTTTGATTATGGGTTGTGATTCAGTTTTGTCTATCAATGGTAAAATTCACGGTAAACCAGCAGACACAACTGATGCGATCGCCCGTTGGCAGATAATGCAAGGTAACTTTGGTGACTTGTACACAGGTCACGCCTTAATTGACATATCTCAAAATCGTACTATAGTCAAGTCTCAAGTTACAAGAGTTTACTTTGGCCAAATGAGCGACAAGGCCATTGAAGCTTATGTTGCCACAGGTGAACCCCTTAAGTGCGCTGGAGCCTTTGCAATTGAAGGTTTTGGTAGTTTCTTTGTCGAAAAAATTGAAGGCTGTCACACCAATGTAATTGGACTCAGCTTACCCCTGCTACGGCACATGCTAGAGGAATTGGAATACGATGTAACTGATTTCTGGCAATAG